Within Paenibacillus albicereus, the genomic segment GCCGCCGATCGGGCCGCTGAACGGAACGTCGGACACGCTCAGCGCGGCGCCTGTGCCGATCATCGCCGCGATCTCAGGCGGGCAGTCCTGGTCGACGCTCATGACCAGATTGAGCACCTGCACGTCGTTGCGGAACCCTTCCGGGAACAGCGGACGGATCGGACGGTCCGTCAGGCGGCTCGACAGGATCGCCTTCTCGCTCGGACGGCCCTCGCGCTTGATGAAGCCGCCTGGAATTTTGCCGACGGCATACAGGCGCTCCTCGTAGTTGACCGTCAGCGGGAAGAAGTCCAGATCCTTCGGACCCGAGGACGCGGTCACCGTACAGAGAATGACGGTATCGCCGTAGCGTACCGTTACAGCCGCGTTGGCCTGCTTGGCCAGGCGTCCGGTCTCGAGCACGAGCTCGCGGCCGCCGAGTGTCATTTGAACCTGGTGCATGATATCCCTCCTATTTGTTGGATCGAATTATGTATGGGTGCATGTAGGGTTTCCTTCATGATAAAAAGCAACCCGGCTGCGCTTCTTCCGGATTCCCGGACAGCTTGCAAACCAGGTTGCTTCTTTTACAGCGGCATTCCTAGCGGCGAAGGCCAAGCTTCTCGATCAGAGCGCTGTAACGGCGTACATCGTTGTTTTTCAGGTAAGCCAGCAGCTTGCGGCGCTGACCGACCATTTTCAGAAGACCGCGGCGCGAGTGGTGATCCTTCTTGTGCGTCCGCAGGTGGTCTGTCAGGTTGACGATGTTCTGAGTCAGGATAGCGACCTGAACCTCGGGGGAACCCGTGTCAGTTGCATGCGTTTTGTGCTCTTCGATGAGCTCTTGCTTGCGTTCTTGCGTAAGTGCCATCCATGTTCACCTCCAAATTCGTTATGGTTGCCTAAGTCGCCGTCAGCCTCGCCGCCGCCGGTGAGAGCGGCCGGCCAAGCCGGGGCCAGCGTATCCAGAGGAAGCCTCTTGGACAACATGACATAGTATAGCATCAACGGAGCCTAAAGTAAACCGGGATGCCCCGTCAGCTCCGCAGCAGCTCGGCGGACCGGTCCCGGTCCTTCCCCAGCTGCTCGACGAGCTCGGCGACGCCGGAGAATTTCCGCTCCGGGCGAAGGAAATGAAGGAATTCGATGCGCACGCGCAGGCCGTACAGATCGCCTTCGAAATCCAGCAGATGGGCTTCGAGTACGGGAACGATGCTTTCCTTGTTGAAGGTCGGCTTCATCCCGTGGTTGAGCACGGCCGGCAGCGTCTGGGCCGGAAAGCCGTTCCGCTCCGGGAGGTGGACACGGACCGCGTAGACGCCTAGGCGCGGGACGACATAGGCGGAGTCCTGCAGGACGTTCGCGGTCGGAAAGCCGATCGTGCGCCCTCTCGCGTCTCCATGAACGACGACGCCGCTCACCGCATAAGGCCGGCCGAGCAGCTCGGCGGCCAGCTCGACCTGCCCGTTTTCCAATGCCTCGCGCACGTACGTGCTGCTTACCTTGAGGCCCTCCCGGCTATAGGCTGGAACGATTTCGACGCCGAAGCGGCCTTCCCCGAGCTCGCTCAGGCTTTGGGCGCTGCCTTCACCGAAGTGGCCGAAGCGGAAGTCGAAGCCGACGACCGCGTGGCAGACGCCGAGGCGCAGCAGCACCTCTTCGACGAAAGCGCGAGGGCTGATCTCGGCAAAGGCGGGCTCGAAGCGCATGACATACACCGCATCGGCGCCAGCCTGCCGGAACAGCTCCAGCTTGTCGTCCAGCGGCGTGAGGCTCGCGGCATAGCCGCTGCCCCGCCCGAGCACCTCGCGAGGATGGGGATCGAACGTCATGACGGCCGCCCGCATGCCGGAAGCGGACGCTTTGGCGACGGCCCGCTCGATGACGGAGCGATGGCCAAGATGCACGCCGTCAAAATGGCCGATCGCCAGCGCGCACTTCTCTTTCGCATCCGACTCCAGCGGATAGCTTACAACATGGACCTCCATTTGCTCCCACCTGCATTTCTCTTTAGGTTCAGACCTCTTCCGGACGGGCGAATACCTTGACGGGCTTGAGCATGCCGTCCTCCGGCTCCGCCTCGAACAGACCGGCGAACAAGCCGCCCTGGCTGTATAGCCGCAGCATGCCGCTGGCGGGTGCCGTACCGTCCAGCCAATCCAGCGGGATGCGGCGCCCTTGCAGCGCCTGCCGCACGGCGGGCACTGCCGCGGTGAAGGCGGGAATGCCGGAAAGCGAGCGGTCGGCCGCCAGCAGGCGGCTCGCTTCCGCTCCCTCCTCCCGCAGCGCCTCGAGCTCCTCGAGCGTGACGCAGTCCTCGCGCCGGAAGCCTGCGGACAGCGTCCGCGTCAGCTCCGCCATCGCAGCGGGCACGCCCAGCTTCTCGCCGATGTCGACGCACAGCGTGCGGATATAGGTGCCCTTGGAGCAGAGCACGCGGAAACGGATGCGAGGATGGTCCGGACGAAGGTCCGCCTCCAGCAGCTCCAGCTCGTGGATCGTCGCCTGACGCGGCTTGCGCTCCACGGTCTTGCCTTCGCGAGCCAGCTCGTACAGCCGCTTGCCGTCGACCTTGACGGCGGAATACATCGGAGGCAGCTGCCGGATCTCTCCGACGAACGAGAGGAGCGTCTCCAGGAGCCGCTCCTCTCCGATCTCGACCTTGTCGACACGCTCGATCGTCTCTCCGGTCAGATCCTGCGTATCGGTCGCCACGCCGAATTGCAGCACCGCCTCATATTCCTTGGGCATCTCCTGCAAATACTCGACGAAGCGCGTCGCCGGTCCGATGCAAAGCGGCAGGACCCCGGTCACCATCGGATCGAGGGTGCCGGCATGGCCGATCCGCTTCGTCCGCAGCAGCCGGCGGCATTTGGCTACGACATCATGAGACGTCCAGCCGGCGGGCTTCCAGATCGGTAAAATTCCATTCATCTCGATTCCAGCGCCTCCCCGACCGCAGCCAGCAAGGCGTCGATCTGGACCTCGCCCTCCAGCCGGCATCCGGCCGCGCGGACATGGCCGCCTCCGCCGAACGCCGACGCGAGCGCGGCGACGTCGAGCGTTCCGCCGGATCGCAGGCTGGCCTTGACGCTTCCGTCGCGCATGCCTTTGAACAGGATGCCTGCTTCCACGCCTTCGACATTGCGGGCGTAGTTGACGAGACCTTCCAAATCCTCGGGCGCGGCGCCGGTGTCCGCCATGTCCTCCGGCGTGATCCGCATCGAGCAGACCCGGTCGCCGAAGCGGAACTCCATCCGGTTGAGGCCCAGACGAAGCAGCTTGAGCTGCGGCAGCGTCATCGTCTCCAGCAGCCGGTCCGCGATGCGGTAGCCGTCGGCGCCTGCTTCCAGCAGCTTCGCGGCGGTCTGCATGACCCGAGTATCCGTATTGGAATAGCGGAAGCCGCCCGTGTCGGTCAGCAGGCCGGTGTACAGCAGCTCCGCCGCGGACGGATCCAACGCATGCCCGGATTCGGCGATCAGCTCGTAGAGGATCTGAGCGGTCGCTGCCGCTTCCGGCACGATCAGATTGCAGGCGCCATAGGCGTCGTTGGTCGGATGATGGTCGATGTTGAGCAGCTCGGCGCCGTCCGCGAACCGATCGGCCAGCAGGCCGATCCGCTTGTAATCGGCGCAGTCGACGGCGACGATCCGCTTGAAGCGGACGTCCGTGCCGAGCTGGTCCAAGCTCCGGATGCCCTCGCTGCCGCTCAGGAAGCGGAGCCGGTCCGGCACCGGGTCCTGGTTGGCGAGCACGAAGCGCTTGCCCAGCCGACCGAGCAGCCAGGCGGCGGCGAGCGTCGAGCTGATCGCATCCCCGTCAGGCTGAACATGGGAGACGACTAAATAGTCGTCTCCCTCGTTCAGAAAATGCATGGCGGCTTTGAAATCGCGGTGCATGGCGCCGCTCATTCGCCGCCGTTCTCCCGGTTGATCTTCGTCAGAAGCGATTCGATCCGGCTGCCGTACTCGATGCTGCCGTCGAACTTGAACAGCAGCTCCGGCGTATGGCGAAGGCGGATCCGCTTGCCGAGCTCGGAGCGGATGAAGCCGGTCCCCCGCGCCAGAGCCTTTAGCGTCTCTTCCTTCTGATCGTCGTTCCCGAGCACGCTCAAATAGACGCGCGCCTGGGACATATCGTTCGTGACGTCCACTCCGGTTACCGTAATGAAGCCGATGCGGGGATCCTTGAGCTCGGTCTGAATGATCTGGCTGAGCTCTTTCTTGATCTGCTCCCCCACGCGGCCGACACGGATTTTAGCCATGATGGACCACCTCTTCTTAGCGTTCTACCTTTTCCTGAGTGAAGCCTTCGATGATGTCGCCTTCCTGGATGTCGTTGAACTTCTCCAGCGTAATGCCGCACTCGTAGCCTTGCGACACTTCCTTGACGTCATCCTTGAAGCGCTTGAGCGTATCGATCTTGCCTTGATGCACGACGATGCCGCCACGGATGACGCGGGCTTCGGCCGAGCGCGAGATTTTCCCGTCCGTAATCATGCAGCCGGCGATCGTGCCGACTTTGCTGACCTTGAACAGATTGCGCACTTCGGCATGGCCGGTGACGACTTCCTTGAAGATCGGATCGAGCATGCCCTTCATCGCCTGCTCGATTTCCTCGATGACGTTGTAGATGATGTTGTGCAGGCGCACGTCGACCTTCTCCTGCTCGGCCGCGACGGCCGCCTGGGATTCCGGACGGACGTTGAAGCCGATGACGATCGCGTTGGAAGCCGAAGCGAGGGCGACGTCGGATTCGGTGATGGCGCCGACGCCGTTGTGGATCGACTTGACGCGCACGCCTTCGACCTCGATCTTCTCCAGGGAGCCGCGCAGCGCCTCGAGCGAGCCCTGTACGTCCGCCTTGATGATGACGTTGAGGTCTTTGATCTCGCCTTCCTTGATGTGCTTGTAGAGATCGTCCAGCGTGACGCGGGAGTTCGCTCCCATCTCGGACTGGCGCTGCTTGATCGAGCGGCGCTCGGAGATCGCGCGGGCTTTGCGCTCGTCCTCGAACACCATGAACGGATCGCCCGCTTGCGGAACTTCCGTCAGGCCCGTGATCTCGACCGGAGTCGAAGGATCGGCTTCCTTGAGGCGGCGGCCCTTGTCGTTGATCATCGCGCGGACGCGGCCGAACGTGTTGCCGGCGACGAACGCATCTCCGATCTTGAGCGTGCCGTGCTGCACGAGCACGCGAGCGACCGGACCTTTGCCCTTGTCGAGCTCGGCCTCGAGCACGGTGCCGCGCGCGCGCTTGTTCGGATTCGCTTTATAGTCGTTGACCTCGGCCACGAGCAGGATCATCTCGAGCAGCTCTTCGAGATTGGTGCGCTGCTTGGCGGAGACGTTCACGAAGATCGTGTCGCCGCCCCACTCTTCCGGCACGAGCTCATATTTGGTCAGTTCCTGCTTGATGGTGTCCGGATTGGCATCCGGCTTGTCGATCTTGTTGACCGCCACGATGATCGGCACTTTGGCCGCCTTGGCATGGTTGATCGCCTCGACCGTCTGCGGCATGACGCCGTCATCGGCTGCGACGACGATGATCGTGATGTCCGTCACCTCGGCGCCGCGCGCGCGCATCATCGTGAACGCTTCGTGGCCCGGAGTATCGAGGAACGTAATTTTCTTTTGGTTGATCTCGACCTGATACGCGCCGATATGCTGGGTGATGCCGCCCGCTTCGCCGCTGGTCACGTTGGTCGAGCGGATCGCGTCAAGCAGCGTCGTCTTGCCGTGGTCGACGTGGCCCATGATCGTGACGACCGGAGCTCGGGTCTCGAGGCTCTCCTCTTCGTCCTTCTCCTCGACCGTCTCGAAATCGTCCTCTTCGACCGGAATCTTGACTTCGACTTCCTCGACCTTGAACTCGGAGGCGACCAGTTGGATCGTCTCGATGTCGAGCTCCTGGTTGATCGTCGCCATGACGCCGAGGAAGATGAGCTTCTTGATGACCTCGGAAGCGTCCTTATGGAGCAGCTTCGCGAGCTCGCCCACCGTCATGCTGCCGCGGACGATGATCTTTTTCGGCGTGTTGTCGATCTTGTCGCGCTGCGGCTGGCTGCTCTTGCCGCCGCGGCCGTTCTTGCCGCGGCTGCGGAAGTTTCCGCCGCGATCGTCGAAGCGTCCGCCCTGGCCGCCCGGCTTGCCGCCGCCGCGGCGGTTGCCGCCTTGGCCGCCTGGTCCGCCGCTGCGTCCCGCGCCGCCGCTCGGTCCGCTGCGGCTGAAGTCGCGCTGCCCGCCGCCCGCCGGCTTGTTGTCGCCGAACGTGCGCGGAGCCGGAGCGGTGCTGCGGCTCTCGCCGCGGGAAGCCGTGCCTGCGCCTGCGCCTTGACCGGCTGGCCGGCTGCCGCCGTAGCCGCCGCCTTGACCTGCCGGGCGGCCTTGACCGCCGCCTTGGCCGCCCGGACGGTTGCCGCCGTAGCCGCCGCCTTGGCCTGCCGGACGGCCTTGGCCTCCGCCTTGACCTGCCGGTCGGCCTTGGCCTCCGCCTTGACCCGCCGGACGGCCTTGGCCTCCGCCTTGACCCGCCGGACGGCCTTGACCGCCGCCTTGACCCGCCGGACGGCCTTGGCCGCCGCCTTGACCTGCCGGACGACCTTGGCCGCCGCCTTGGCCTTGCGGACGGCCTTGGCCTTGACCGCTGCGATTTTGTCCGCCCTGTCCATTGCGGCTTCCGCCTTGGGACGAGCGCTGCTGAGTGCCGTTGCTGCTTTGGTTGTTGTTCGATGTCGTGTTCATAGTCACCTGTCGATCCTGTTGGTTTGGTTGTTGGGTTTGCTCTTGACGTGGAATAGTATGCACTCCTTGTTGCTCCGGCCGCTTTTCGGTCGGGCGGGCGGAGGACGTGCCGGCCTGCTGGCCGCCCTGCGCCCGCTTCGCCGCGGCGTTCGCTTTGATGTCGCGGAAGAATCCTTCCACCTTGCTGACCATGCCGCTTTCCATGACGCTCATGTGGTTGTTGACCGGCGTATCCAGACGCTTAAGAATCGTAATGATTTCCTTGCTGCTCATGTTAAGGGACTTCGCGTATTCGTAGACGCGAAGCTTCTCTTTGCCTTCTTTACCGTCTTGTGGTTTAGTCAATATTCTCCACCTCCGTATTCTGGCTCAAATGACCCCGAATCATGTCGGCAAATCCCCGATCCGTTATGGCGACGACCACCCTCTCTTCCTTGCCGAGGGCATGCCCGAGCGTATCGCGGGAAAAAGCTTCAGCCATAAATACGCCGTAGGACGAGCATTTGTCACGGTATTTCTTGAGGGTGTTGGCTGAAGCGTCCGCCGCTACGAGCACGAGCGCAGCCTTGCCCTGCCGAACGGCGCGCAGCACCGTATCGTCTCCGGTCAGGACCTTGCCGGCGCGCATCGCCATTCCCAGGCTGGATAAAGCCTTATTCGCCATCCGCGTCATCCTCCCGCGCCTTGGCGGCGAGGAACTGCTCCTCGACGGAGACGAACTCGCGCTCCAGCTGATCGTAGATTTCCAGCGGCACCGTCTGCTTGAGCGCGCGGTCGAGCGCCTTGGTCTTCTTGGCGAGGCGGAAGTTCTCCGCCGTGCCCTTCAGATAGGCGCCTCGGCCGGACTTCTTGCCGGTCAAGTCGATGCCGATCTGGCCGTCCGGCGTGCGGACGACCCGGATCAGCTCTTTTTTAGGCAGCATCTCCTGGCTCGCGACGCACTTGCGCAGAGGGATCTTTCTCGGTCTCATCGGCGAATTCCCTCCTTTCCCGCTCAGTCGATCGTGACGGAGTCCTGATGCATCGCGGCGCCTTGGGTCCGCTCGCGTCCGAACTCCTGCTCGGCCTGCGTCTCGCTCTTGATGTCGATCTTCCAGCCGGTCAGCTTGGCCGCAAGGCGCGCGTTCTGGCCCTTGATGCCGATCGCCAGCGACAGCTGGTAGTCCGGAACGATGACGCGAGCCATCTTCTCCTGCTCGAACACGATGACCTCAAGCACCTTCGACGGGCTGAGCGCGTTGGCCACGTACTCTTCGGTGTTGTCCGACCAGCGCACGATGTCGATCTTCTCTCCCTTGAGCTCGGAGACGATCGTCTGGACGCGCATGCCTTTCTGGCCGACGCAGGAACCGACCGGGTCGACCTCGTCGTTGCGGGAGTGGACCGCGATCTTCGAGCGGAAGCCCGCCTCGCGCGCTACGGAGCGGATCTCGACGACGCCGTCGTAGATTTCCGGCACCTCAAGCTCAAACAGCCGCTTCAGCAGCCCCGGATGCGTGCGGGAAAGAATGATCTGCGGGCCTTTTGTCGTATTCTCCACCTTGGTGATGAACGACTTGACGCGATCGCCATGCTTGAACTTGTCGGTGGGCATCAGCTCGGTCAGCGGCAGCACCGCCTCCACTTTGCCGAGATCGACGAACAAGTGGCGCGTATCCTGGCGCTGCACGATGCCGTTGACGATATCTTCTTCTTTATCGATATAAGCATTATAAATCAGGCCGCGCTCGGCTTCCCGAATACGCTGCGTGACGACCTGCTTGGCCGTCTGGGCGGCGATCCGCCCGAAGTCGCGAGGCGTGACCTCGATTTCGGCCACGTCGTCAAGCTGGTAATGCGGGTTGATCTCGCGCGAAGCCTCGACGCTGATCTCCAGGCGCGGATCGAGCACTTCTTCCACGACATTCTTGCGCGCATAGACCTTGATGACGCCGGTATGGCGGTTGATGTCCACGCGCACGTTCTGGGCAGTGTTGAAGTTGCGCTTGTAGCTGGAGATGAGCGCCGCTTCGATCGCTTCCAGAAGCACGTCCTTGGCGATTCCCTTCTCGCGCTCGATCTCGTTCAGCGCCTCTATAAAATCCATACTCATGAAACCGTCAATCCCCCTTTCGCGAATTAGAAAACGATAGCCAGCCGGGCGCTGGCCACTTTGGCATATGGAATCGAGTAGCTCTTGCGTCCGACCTGGACGGAAACGGTCTCTCCGTCAAAGGCGAGCAGCGGACCCTCGAATTCTTTTAATCCGTCGACCGGCTCGTACGTCGTGACGCACACCTGCTTGCCGACCGCCTTGCTTACGTCCTCGGGCTTCTTGAGCGGACGCTCCGCTCCCGGAGAGGAGACCTCCAGAAAATAAGCGTCTGAGACGGGATCGTTCTCGTCCAGGCGCTCGCTCAGGTATTCGCTGATTCGGCCGCACTCGTCGATGTCGATTCCGCCGTCCTTGTCGACGAACACGCGGAGGAACCAATGGCTGCCTTCCTTGACATAGTCGATGTCGACAAGCTCGAAGCCGTTTTCGTGAAGAAAGGGCGAGATCATCTCTTCGACGACCGCCTTGATTCGGGATGTGCTCAACTCCGATAGACCCCCTGATCCAAACGTAAAAAGTAGTGGACAAAACGTGAAGAGTGGGTTTCCCCACTCTTCAGAAAGTACTTCTATCCTCATGATTACCAAAAAAATTATACCATAACCCCAGATGACTGACAAGAATTGTTTTCCTCTAAAACGTTGGAAGAATCGGCGCCGCCGCTAGAAGAGCGACAGCTGATTGGACTCCGGAAGGCCGCGGAAGCAGCCCATTCCGCCGAGCACCTCGACGATCGTCTTGGTCGCCTTGGAGCGCTGCTGGAAGTCTTCGACCGAAAGGTATTCCCCGCCTTCGCGAGAGGCGGCGATGTTGCGGGCGGCGTTGTCGCCGATGCCGGCTATGGCCGCGAACGGCGGGATGAGGCTGTCGCCGTCGATCGTCCAGCGCGTCGACTCCGAGCGGTACAGGTCGATCGGCTTGAACGAGAAGCCGCGCGCCGTCATCTCGAGCGCCATCTCCAGGATGGAGATCGACGCCTTCTCCTTCGGGGAGGCGGCGAAGGCCTTCTGCTCGATCTCGACGAGCCGCGCCAGGATGGCGTCGTAGCCTTGGCAAAGCAGCTCGAGATCGAAGTCTTCCGCCCGTACGGTGAAATAAGTCGCATAATAGGCGATCGGATGATAGAGCTTGAAGAAGGCGGTGCGCACGGCCGAGATGACGTAGGCGGCGGCGTGGGCCTTGGGGAACATGTACTCGATGCGGAGGCAGGAGTCGATGTACCACTGAGGCACCTTGCAGCGCTTCATCTCCTCGATCCACTCCGGCGTCAGTCCCTTGCCCTTGCGCACGCTCTCGGTGATCTTGAACGCGAGGCCCGCGTCCATGCCGGCCTTGTAGATCAGGTAAAGCATGATCTCGTCGCGGCAGCCGATGACGGTTTTGATCGTGCAGGTGCCTTTCTTGATCAGCTCCTGCGCGTTCCCGAGCCAGACGCCCGTTCCGTGCGAGAGCCCCGAAATCTGCAGCAGGTCGGCGAACGAGCTCGGCTGCGTCTCCTCCAGCATCTGACGGACGAACTTCGTGCCCATCTCGGGCACGCCGTACGTGGCGACGCTCGAGCGGATCTGCTGCGGCGTCACGCCGAGGGCCGTCGTCGAGTTGAACAGGCTCATCACCTTGGGATCGTTCATCGGGATCGTCGTCGGGTCGATGCCGGTCAGATCCTGGAGCATGCGCATCATCGTCGGATCGTCGTGGCCGAGAATATCGAGCTTGAGCAGGTTCGCGTCGAAGGCATGGTAGTCGAAATGGGTCGTCATCCACTCCGCGTTCGTATCGTCCGCCGGATACTGCACCGGCGTGATGTCCTCGACCTCGATATAGTCGGGAACGACGACGATGCCGCCGGGATGCTGTCCGGTGCTCCGCTTGACGCCGGTGCAGCCGGACGCCAAGCGGCTGAGCTCCGCTCCGCGCCATTTGCGGCCCTTTTCCTCTTCATATTTTTTGGCGAAGCCGAACGCCGTCTTCTCCGCCACGGTGCCGATCGTGCCGGCGCGGAACACCGCCTTCTCGCCGAAGAGCACCTTCGTATAGTTATGGGCGATCGGCTGGTACTCGCCGGAGAAGTTGAGGTCGATATCGGGAACCTTGTCGCCCTTGAAGCCGAGGAACGTCTCGAACGGGATGTCCTGGCCTTCTCCGCGCATCATCGCGCCGCACTTGGGACACGCCTTGTCCGGCAGATTGAAGCCCGAGGAGACGCTGCCGTCGAGGATCCAGTCGCTGTGGCAGCAGCCGTCGGTCTTGCACAGGTAATGCGGCGGCAGCGGATTGACCTCCGATATGCCGAGGAACGTCGCCACGACGGAGCTGCCGACCGAGCCGCGGGATCCGACGAGATAGCCGTCCTCGTTGGACTTCTTCACGAGACGCTCCGAGATGAGATAGTTCGCCGAGAAGCCGTACTTGATGATCGGCACGAGCTCCTTTTCGAGCCGGTCGATGACGACCTGCGGCAATTCCTCGCCGTACATGCGCCGGGCCGTCGCGTAGCAGGTATCGCGGATTTCGTCGTCCGCTCCTTCGATGATCGGCGTGTACAGCTTGTCCGGAAACATCTCGTAAGCCTCGAAGCGCTCGGCGAGCTCCACCGTGTTGGTGACGACGACCCGGTAGGCGAGATCCTCCCCGAGGAAGCGGAATTCCTGCAGCATTTCCTCCGTCGTGCGGAAATGCGCGTCCGGCTTGCGCTGGTCCTTGAGCGGGCTGAAGCCGGTGATGCCCATGATGGTGATCTCGCGGTACATTTTGTCCCGGGGATGCAGGTAATGCACGTTGCCGGTGGCGATGACCGGCTTGCCGAGCTTTTCGCCGATCCGGCAAATCCTGCGCATCGCCTCCTCGATCTCGGCGCGGCTGCCGACGAGCCCTTTGTCGACGAGATGCATGTAGAAGTCGACGGGTTGAATCTCCAGCGCGTCGTAGAACTCCGCGACGTCCTCCGCTTCCTCGACCGTCTTGTTGAGCACCGATTCGAAAAACTCGCCCTTCTCGCAGCCGGAAATGACGAGCAGCCCGTCCCTCATCTCCTTGAGCTTGCTCTTGGGAATGCAGGCGACCCGCTTGAAATGCTTCGTATGCGACAGCGAGATCAGCTTGAACAAATTCTTCTTGCCGGCCGCGTTCAGCGCGTAGATGTTGCAGTGGAACGGCCGCGAGTTGGACAGGTCCATGCCGACATAATCGTTGAGCTGGTGCAGCCCCGTGATGCTGCGCTCGGCCGCGTCGCCGATGAGGCCGTACAGCACGCCGGCGAGCGCGACGGAGTCGTCGACGGCGCGGTGATGGCTTTCGAGCGCGATCTTATATTTGTCCGACAGCGTGTTCAGCCGGTGGTTCTTCATCGTCGGATGCAGGAAGCGCGCCAGCTCCAGCGTATCGAGCACCGGATTGTCCAGCTCGGGGATGCCGGTCGCCTTGCAGGCCGCCTGGATGAAGCCCATATCGAAGCGGGCGTTATGGGCGACGAGCACGCAGTCGGAGACGAAGGCGGCGAACTCCTTGAGCTTGGGGGCGAGCTCCGGCGCGCCGCGCACCATGTCGTCGGTAATGTTCGTCAGCTGCTGGATATGATACGGAATCTTCTCGTGCGGATCGATGAACGTGGCGAAGCGTTCGATCTCATGCCCGTCCTTGTACTTGACGCCGGCAAGCTCGATGATCTTGCAGGCCGTGATCGAAAGGCCCGTCGTCTCGATGTCGAATACGACATATGTCGCATCCTTCAGCGATTCCTCGCGCGGATTCAGCACCATCGGCACGGCGTCGTTGACGACGTTCGCCTCTACGCCGAACAGCACCTTCAGGCCGTTCTTCTTGCCGTGCTTGAATGCGTCGGGATAACATTGCACGTTGCCGTGGTCGGTGACGGCGATCGCGCCGTGCCCCCATTTGGCCGCTGTCTTGATGTACGCGTCCACGGGCGTGACCGCGTCCATCGTGCTCATCGTCGTATGGAGATGGAATTCGACGCGCTTGATCTCCGCCGCATCGGTCCGCTCCTTGGGCGGGAGCACCTCGTGCAGGTCATTCGGCATCATGACGAGCTCCGGCTCCTGCATGAACCGGTCGTACTCGACACGGCCGCGCGCCTTGATCCACTTGCCGTTGGACAGCTTGGAC encodes:
- the truB gene encoding tRNA pseudouridine(55) synthase TruB — protein: MNGILPIWKPAGWTSHDVVAKCRRLLRTKRIGHAGTLDPMVTGVLPLCIGPATRFVEYLQEMPKEYEAVLQFGVATDTQDLTGETIERVDKVEIGEERLLETLLSFVGEIRQLPPMYSAVKVDGKRLYELAREGKTVERKPRQATIHELELLEADLRPDHPRIRFRVLCSKGTYIRTLCVDIGEKLGVPAAMAELTRTLSAGFRREDCVTLEELEALREEGAEASRLLAADRSLSGIPAFTAAVPAVRQALQGRRIPLDWLDGTAPASGMLRLYSQGGLFAGLFEAEPEDGMLKPVKVFARPEEV
- the rbfA gene encoding 30S ribosome-binding factor RbfA → MAKIRVGRVGEQIKKELSQIIQTELKDPRIGFITVTGVDVTNDMSQARVYLSVLGNDDQKEETLKALARGTGFIRSELGKRIRLRHTPELLFKFDGSIEYGSRIESLLTKINRENGGE
- the infB gene encoding translation initiation factor IF-2, producing the protein MTKPQDGKEGKEKLRVYEYAKSLNMSSKEIITILKRLDTPVNNHMSVMESGMVSKVEGFFRDIKANAAAKRAQGGQQAGTSSARPTEKRPEQQGVHTIPRQEQTQQPNQQDRQVTMNTTSNNNQSSNGTQQRSSQGGSRNGQGGQNRSGQGQGRPQGQGGGQGRPAGQGGGQGRPAGQGGGQGRPAGQGGGQGRPAGQGGGQGRPAGQGGGQGRPAGQGGGYGGNRPGGQGGGQGRPAGQGGGYGGSRPAGQGAGAGTASRGESRSTAPAPRTFGDNKPAGGGQRDFSRSGPSGGAGRSGGPGGQGGNRRGGGKPGGQGGRFDDRGGNFRSRGKNGRGGKSSQPQRDKIDNTPKKIIVRGSMTVGELAKLLHKDASEVIKKLIFLGVMATINQELDIETIQLVASEFKVEEVEVKIPVEEDDFETVEEKDEEESLETRAPVVTIMGHVDHGKTTLLDAIRSTNVTSGEAGGITQHIGAYQVEINQKKITFLDTPGHEAFTMMRARGAEVTDITIIVVAADDGVMPQTVEAINHAKAAKVPIIVAVNKIDKPDANPDTIKQELTKYELVPEEWGGDTIFVNVSAKQRTNLEELLEMILLVAEVNDYKANPNKRARGTVLEAELDKGKGPVARVLVQHGTLKIGDAFVAGNTFGRVRAMINDKGRRLKEADPSTPVEITGLTEVPQAGDPFMVFEDERKARAISERRSIKQRQSEMGANSRVTLDDLYKHIKEGEIKDLNVIIKADVQGSLEALRGSLEKIEVEGVRVKSIHNGVGAITESDVALASASNAIVIGFNVRPESQAAVAAEQEKVDVRLHNIIYNVIEEIEQAMKGMLDPIFKEVVTGHAEVRNLFKVSKVGTIAGCMITDGKISRSAEARVIRGGIVVHQGKIDTLKRFKDDVKEVSQGYECGITLEKFNDIQEGDIIEGFTQEKVER
- a CDS encoding DHH family phosphoesterase produces the protein MSGAMHRDFKAAMHFLNEGDDYLVVSHVQPDGDAISSTLAAAWLLGRLGKRFVLANQDPVPDRLRFLSGSEGIRSLDQLGTDVRFKRIVAVDCADYKRIGLLADRFADGAELLNIDHHPTNDAYGACNLIVPEAAATAQILYELIAESGHALDPSAAELLYTGLLTDTGGFRYSNTDTRVMQTAAKLLEAGADGYRIADRLLETMTLPQLKLLRLGLNRMEFRFGDRVCSMRITPEDMADTGAAPEDLEGLVNYARNVEGVEAGILFKGMRDGSVKASLRSGGTLDVAALASAFGGGGHVRAAGCRLEGEVQIDALLAAVGEALESR
- a CDS encoding bifunctional riboflavin kinase/FAD synthetase, with the protein product MEVHVVSYPLESDAKEKCALAIGHFDGVHLGHRSVIERAVAKASASGMRAAVMTFDPHPREVLGRGSGYAASLTPLDDKLELFRQAGADAVYVMRFEPAFAEISPRAFVEEVLLRLGVCHAVVGFDFRFGHFGEGSAQSLSELGEGRFGVEIVPAYSREGLKVSSTYVREALENGQVELAAELLGRPYAVSGVVVHGDARGRTIGFPTANVLQDSAYVVPRLGVYAVRVHLPERNGFPAQTLPAVLNHGMKPTFNKESIVPVLEAHLLDFEGDLYGLRVRIEFLHFLRPERKFSGVAELVEQLGKDRDRSAELLRS
- the rpsO gene encoding 30S ribosomal protein S15; its protein translation is MALTQERKQELIEEHKTHATDTGSPEVQVAILTQNIVNLTDHLRTHKKDHHSRRGLLKMVGQRRKLLAYLKNNDVRRYSALIEKLGLRR
- the rnpM gene encoding RNase P modulator RnpM, producing the protein MRPRKIPLRKCVASQEMLPKKELIRVVRTPDGQIGIDLTGKKSGRGAYLKGTAENFRLAKKTKALDRALKQTVPLEIYDQLEREFVSVEEQFLAAKAREDDADGE
- a CDS encoding L7Ae/L30e/S12e/Gadd45 family ribosomal protein, whose protein sequence is MANKALSSLGMAMRAGKVLTGDDTVLRAVRQGKAALVLVAADASANTLKKYRDKCSSYGVFMAEAFSRDTLGHALGKEERVVVAITDRGFADMIRGHLSQNTEVENID